A portion of the Bacillus sp. es.034 genome contains these proteins:
- a CDS encoding YueH family protein, translated as MKIRKNFLEGLEQKVYIYENKKEEFFLIAVPAIEWSYSFFYQDEEIQSKLLHSLVERIPQETAETLSSRIVQWTKEM; from the coding sequence ATGAAGATCAGAAAAAATTTTTTGGAAGGCTTGGAACAAAAAGTATATATTTATGAAAACAAGAAGGAAGAGTTCTTTCTGATTGCTGTACCTGCGATTGAATGGTCGTATTCTTTCTTTTATCAGGATGAAGAAATTCAATCAAAATTGCTCCATTCATTAGTGGAAAGGATCCCACAGGAAACAGCTGAGACGTTAAGTTCACGAATCGTCCAATGGACCAAGGAGATGTAA
- a CDS encoding NupC/NupG family nucleoside CNT transporter translates to MQYLWGIMGIIVVMGIAFAFSKNKKRVNVRTVLGGLAIQLFFAFIVLKTSWGQGALKGLTEVVNAIINYSNEGITFLFGGLYTEESNIAFIFAFNVLPVVIFFSALISVLYYLKIMQFFIKILGGGLSKLLGTRKAESLSAAANIFVGQTEAPLVVRPFLAKMTESELFAVMTGGLASVAGSVLVGYSLLGVPLEYLLAASFMAAPAGLVMAKLFVPETDDSPEPEAFEMEADSESANVIDAAANGASVGLQLALNIGAMLLAFIALVAMINGLLGLVGGWFGFDSLSLQLILGYVFAPLAFAIGVPWHEAVTAGNFIGQKLVINEFVAYSAFAPEIGNLSDKTVAIISFALCGFANLSSLGILLGGLGNLAPNRRGDIARLGLRAVAAGALASLLSAAIAGMFI, encoded by the coding sequence GTGCAATATTTATGGGGTATCATGGGTATCATTGTCGTTATGGGAATTGCTTTTGCATTTTCTAAGAACAAAAAGCGGGTTAATGTCAGAACAGTCCTTGGAGGACTTGCCATACAGTTATTTTTCGCTTTTATCGTGTTAAAGACCTCTTGGGGACAGGGCGCACTTAAAGGATTGACCGAAGTGGTGAATGCCATCATCAATTATTCCAACGAGGGGATCACCTTCCTTTTTGGAGGACTTTACACTGAGGAATCAAACATAGCGTTCATTTTTGCATTCAATGTACTTCCTGTCGTTATTTTCTTCTCTGCTTTAATCTCGGTTCTTTATTATCTTAAAATCATGCAATTTTTCATTAAGATTTTAGGCGGCGGTTTGTCTAAACTGTTGGGAACAAGGAAAGCGGAATCTTTGTCTGCCGCAGCGAATATTTTTGTCGGACAAACAGAAGCACCATTAGTGGTAAGACCTTTCTTAGCAAAAATGACTGAATCAGAACTTTTCGCCGTCATGACAGGAGGATTGGCATCAGTTGCAGGTTCTGTCCTTGTCGGTTATTCTCTTTTAGGAGTTCCACTTGAATACCTACTTGCTGCAAGCTTCATGGCTGCACCTGCGGGACTTGTCATGGCCAAGTTATTTGTGCCTGAAACGGATGATTCTCCGGAACCTGAAGCGTTTGAAATGGAAGCGGATTCGGAATCAGCCAATGTGATCGATGCTGCTGCCAATGGGGCCAGTGTAGGTCTGCAACTTGCTTTGAACATTGGAGCTATGCTACTTGCATTCATCGCTCTTGTCGCCATGATCAATGGCTTACTTGGATTAGTAGGCGGGTGGTTTGGGTTTGACAGCCTTTCACTTCAGCTTATTCTTGGGTATGTATTTGCACCTCTTGCCTTTGCAATCGGTGTACCATGGCATGAAGCCGTTACAGCAGGAAACTTCATCGGGCAGAAGCTAGTCATTAATGAATTTGTAGCGTATTCAGCTTTTGCTCCGGAAATCGGAAACCTATCTGATAAAACAGTAGCAATCATTTCATTCGCTCTTTGTGGATTTGCGAATCTTTCTTCCCTGGGAATATTACTGGGAGGACTCGGAAACCTCGCACCAAATCGCAGGGGTGATATTGCCCGTTTAGGATTAAGAGCAGTCGCTGCAGGTGCACTTGCTTCATTATTGAGTGCTGCCATTGCCGGGATGTTCATTTAA
- a CDS encoding GGDEF domain-containing protein yields the protein MKFSLYLNDYETEKLFSTLRWLFVLIATLIFYIPPFSENISTNKTVFPYLLVSGIIYMLVTQIALIRAREDNQSLQFILKAGIVFDFLALIWLMVLSQGIHSPLYPISILFVMHATIYWRTKGALVSLSVFSVAYAVMGFMTVDIFQFQHYFTLTSNLFFLWIIGLFGALIMLRERAQYVQKEAYHNLAHKDYLSGLFNHRSFQERFRSKLEEKESFLLLLGDIDDFKKVNDEYGHLTGDDVIRKTGEVFRLHAEAYNGQAFRYGGEEFVFILPHMEERNIQRFLQELYGQLKDLDPIAISMSFGQSQSTESLEPERLIALADERLYQAKKAGKKRICLANGALFMPGHPTSYKEKEAIR from the coding sequence ATGAAGTTTTCGTTATATTTAAATGACTATGAAACAGAAAAATTGTTTTCCACTTTGAGATGGCTGTTTGTCCTGATCGCCACGCTCATCTTTTACATACCTCCATTTTCAGAAAATATTTCAACGAACAAAACGGTCTTTCCTTATTTATTGGTATCAGGAATCATTTATATGCTGGTGACTCAAATTGCATTGATACGGGCGAGGGAGGACAATCAGAGTCTTCAATTCATACTGAAGGCGGGGATCGTCTTTGATTTTCTGGCATTGATTTGGCTGATGGTCTTATCACAGGGGATACATAGTCCCCTTTATCCCATATCCATTCTTTTCGTGATGCACGCAACAATTTACTGGAGGACGAAGGGTGCACTCGTCTCCCTGTCTGTTTTCAGTGTAGCCTATGCTGTGATGGGCTTTATGACAGTCGACATCTTTCAATTTCAGCATTATTTCACTTTGACGTCCAACTTGTTCTTTCTCTGGATCATCGGTTTATTTGGAGCATTGATCATGTTAAGAGAGCGTGCTCAATATGTCCAGAAAGAAGCCTACCATAACCTAGCCCATAAGGACTATTTATCAGGACTGTTTAATCATCGTTCGTTTCAGGAAAGATTCAGAAGCAAATTGGAAGAGAAGGAATCCTTTTTGCTATTACTGGGAGATATAGATGATTTCAAAAAGGTGAATGATGAGTACGGTCATTTGACAGGGGATGATGTCATTCGGAAAACGGGGGAAGTCTTCCGTTTACATGCCGAAGCATACAATGGGCAGGCCTTCAGGTATGGAGGAGAAGAGTTTGTCTTTATCTTACCCCATATGGAGGAGCGTAACATTCAACGGTTTCTTCAGGAACTATACGGACAGTTGAAAGATTTGGATCCCATAGCCATTTCCATGAGCTTCGGTCAGTCTCAATCAACCGAATCCCTGGAACCTGAAAGGCTGATCGCACTTGCCGATGAACGATTGTATCAAGCGAAGAAAGCGGGCAAAAAAAGAATCTGCCTAGCAAATGGTGCACTGTTCATGCCGGGACATCCTACATCATATAAAGAAAAAGAAGCCATCCGCTAG
- a CDS encoding UDP-N-acetylmuramoyl-L-alanyl-D-glutamate--2,6-diaminopimelate ligase codes for MITYNLLESIKLKTVYGELPSEITDIHVDSRKVTEGTMFVCTRGYTVDGHDFAAMAVEKGATLIVAEKQLDIDLSKAALVVVKDTFKALAQLSNKYYDYPSQKLTVFGVTGTNGKTTVSNLIHSIFKRSGQSSALSGTIGFNLNGELLPSENTTCDNLTNQQMMQSALDRKIENFTLEVSSHGLALGRLWGIDFDVVAFTNLSHDHLDYHGTMEHYGYAKGLLFSQLGQDLQNPKYVILNADDEWYHRYSYMTPHEVISYGLDAHADFKAVDIEYFNDRTKFTLNSPEGSFEVEMKLLGKFNVYNVLTAMACLYARGMDITRLVEIIRDLPPVNGRMEKVDMKAPLSVYIDYAHTPDAIENAIQSVLPFKENKIIFLVGTGGNRDKTKRPTMAEKASLADYVILTTDDPRYEEYDSILNDLEKGMQHEQYALIGDRAEAVKHAIEVSEPGDIIIFAGKGHEDYQIIENTKYPHSDKEIAAEESQLKYGISE; via the coding sequence ATGATTACATATAATCTGTTAGAGAGCATTAAATTAAAAACGGTATACGGTGAATTGCCTTCCGAAATAACGGATATTCACGTCGATTCCAGGAAAGTGACAGAAGGCACCATGTTTGTATGTACGAGAGGGTACACAGTGGATGGGCATGATTTCGCTGCAATGGCCGTTGAAAAAGGTGCGACCTTAATCGTGGCTGAAAAGCAGCTTGATATTGATTTAAGTAAAGCGGCATTAGTCGTAGTAAAAGATACTTTCAAAGCCCTGGCTCAATTATCGAATAAATATTATGATTATCCTTCTCAGAAACTTACCGTTTTCGGTGTGACGGGCACAAACGGAAAGACCACGGTCAGTAATCTGATCCATTCCATTTTTAAACGGTCCGGTCAGAGTTCTGCTTTATCCGGGACGATCGGGTTTAACCTGAATGGTGAATTACTGCCTAGTGAAAATACGACATGTGATAATTTAACGAATCAACAGATGATGCAAAGTGCATTGGACCGGAAGATTGAAAACTTCACCCTGGAAGTATCCTCTCACGGACTGGCGCTCGGTAGATTATGGGGAATCGATTTTGATGTTGTTGCATTCACAAACTTAAGTCATGATCACTTGGATTATCATGGGACGATGGAGCATTACGGATATGCAAAAGGTCTTTTATTCTCCCAGTTGGGGCAGGATCTTCAAAATCCAAAGTATGTCATCCTGAATGCCGATGATGAATGGTATCACCGTTACAGCTACATGACTCCACATGAAGTCATCAGTTACGGGCTTGACGCTCATGCAGACTTCAAGGCGGTGGATATTGAATACTTCAATGATAGGACGAAGTTCACGTTGAATTCACCCGAAGGAAGCTTTGAGGTCGAAATGAAGCTCTTAGGGAAATTCAATGTCTATAATGTACTGACTGCCATGGCATGTCTGTATGCAAGGGGGATGGACATCACAAGACTCGTGGAAATCATCCGCGACCTGCCTCCGGTTAATGGGCGAATGGAGAAGGTAGACATGAAGGCACCGCTTTCTGTGTACATCGATTATGCCCATACACCTGATGCCATTGAAAATGCCATCCAATCTGTTCTTCCGTTCAAGGAGAATAAAATCATCTTCCTGGTCGGTACAGGTGGAAACCGTGATAAGACAAAACGTCCGACAATGGCAGAAAAAGCATCACTCGCAGACTACGTCATTCTGACTACGGATGACCCAAGGTATGAAGAATATGATAGCATTTTGAACGATCTGGAAAAAGGCATGCAGCATGAGCAATATGCCCTCATCGGGGATCGTGCTGAAGCCGTCAAACATGCCATCGAAGTCAGTGAACCGGGAGATATCATCATCTTCGCGGGAAAAGGCCATGAGGACTATCAAATTATCGAGAATACAAAATATCCCCACAGCGATAAAGAGATTGCTGCGGAAGAAAGCCAGCTCAAATACGGCATATCTGAATAA
- a CDS encoding M42 family metallopeptidase, giving the protein MNTYPDTKKTIQLIKELVEIPSPSGNTDTIMNFVEEYFTDLQVEMKRNRKGALIITLPGEDTSRHRMLTAHVDALGAMVKEIKSDGRLRLSMIGGFRWNAVEGEYCRIETATGKTYSGTILMHQTSVHVYKNAGEAKRDETNIEVRIDEKVSNAADVKELGIEVGDFVSFDPRAEITESGFIKSRHLDDKASVGMLMQLIRHIQSEGITLPYTTHFLISNNEEIGYGGNSNIPDETIEYLAVDMGAIGDGQSTDEFTVSICAKDSSGPYHYGLRKHLVSLAEENGIEYKVDIYPYYGSDASAAIRAGFDIVHGLIGAGIDASHAYERTHESSLLHTENLLWHYVQSKMVIE; this is encoded by the coding sequence ATGAATACATATCCAGATACGAAGAAAACCATTCAATTAATAAAGGAACTGGTGGAAATTCCAAGTCCTTCAGGAAACACGGATACGATCATGAATTTTGTGGAGGAATATTTCACGGATTTACAGGTGGAAATGAAAAGGAATCGAAAGGGTGCACTCATCATCACCCTGCCTGGTGAAGATACATCGAGGCATCGAATGCTGACGGCACATGTCGATGCATTGGGTGCCATGGTCAAGGAAATCAAGAGTGATGGGCGTTTACGGTTGTCCATGATTGGTGGATTCAGATGGAATGCGGTGGAAGGGGAGTACTGCAGGATTGAAACAGCTACAGGTAAAACCTACAGTGGAACGATCCTCATGCATCAAACCTCTGTCCATGTCTACAAAAATGCAGGTGAAGCGAAACGCGACGAAACGAATATAGAAGTTCGGATCGATGAAAAAGTAAGCAATGCCGCAGATGTAAAAGAGCTGGGAATAGAAGTGGGGGATTTCGTATCATTTGATCCCCGTGCTGAAATCACGGAAAGCGGGTTCATAAAATCCCGTCACCTGGATGATAAAGCGAGTGTAGGCATGCTTATGCAGTTAATACGCCACATTCAATCGGAAGGAATCACGCTTCCTTATACGACCCATTTCCTGATTTCAAATAATGAAGAAATTGGTTATGGCGGAAATTCAAATATTCCTGACGAGACGATTGAATATCTTGCAGTCGATATGGGTGCGATCGGTGACGGTCAATCCACGGATGAGTTCACCGTATCGATTTGTGCGAAGGATTCAAGCGGACCATATCACTATGGACTGAGAAAACATTTAGTCTCATTGGCTGAAGAGAATGGGATTGAATATAAAGTGGATATTTATCCCTACTATGGATCGGATGCCTCCGCTGCCATACGGGCAGGGTTTGATATTGTCCATGGATTGATAGGGGCAGGGATCGATGCGTCTCATGCATACGAACGCACACATGAATCTTCCCTTCTTCATACGGAAAATCTGCTTTGGCATTATGTTCAATCCAAGATGGTCATTGAATGA
- a CDS encoding peptide MFS transporter produces the protein MNSSTLDRLPQGKKHPKGLYLLFFTELWERYSYYGMRALLVLYLTTAFVSGGLGVDPAKALSIYGIYTGSVYFTPILGGWLTDRYIGLRKAITIGGITMACGDFTIFLTHSQIGLYAGLALLVLGNGFFKPNISTLVGELYPRNDKRKDAAFTIFYMGINLGALFAPLIAGFLAEDLFLTTMADGTMHYGFKWAFLASSIGMIIGQIIFSALNNKYLGDVGLKPNKVLAEEANEDRDVPLTKKEKQRTTAILILACFVVFFWAGFEQAGSSFTLYTKNFIDRDVFGYTIPVAWFQSVNPLFIVILAPILSSVWLRLSRSKKGDLNMTTKMGIGMILLGLGFMVLIPAVMQTGSDEQSITVKANLLFIVFTYLLHTLGELFLSPVGLSLVSKVAPVKIASLLMGVWMAAIGVASLLAGQLASLTATLGYLEIFAVIGATAIILGIVLLTISKKLVVMMREENHLS, from the coding sequence GTGAACTCATCAACATTAGACCGTTTACCACAAGGTAAAAAGCACCCCAAAGGTCTTTACCTTTTATTCTTTACAGAACTATGGGAACGGTATAGTTACTATGGAATGAGGGCCCTGCTCGTTCTTTACTTAACGACAGCCTTCGTAAGCGGAGGCTTGGGAGTGGATCCTGCAAAAGCGTTGTCCATTTATGGTATTTATACCGGCAGTGTTTATTTCACCCCTATATTAGGAGGATGGCTGACGGATCGATACATCGGGCTGAGAAAGGCGATCACCATTGGAGGAATCACCATGGCATGTGGAGATTTCACCATTTTCCTGACTCACTCCCAAATCGGCTTATATGCAGGACTTGCCCTCCTCGTTCTTGGGAACGGTTTTTTTAAACCGAATATTTCCACCCTCGTAGGGGAGCTATACCCACGGAACGATAAACGAAAAGATGCCGCCTTTACCATATTCTATATGGGAATCAACCTGGGAGCATTATTTGCTCCACTCATTGCAGGTTTTCTTGCAGAGGACCTGTTCCTCACCACCATGGCGGACGGAACGATGCATTATGGATTCAAATGGGCATTCCTTGCCTCCTCCATCGGAATGATCATTGGGCAGATCATCTTCAGTGCTTTGAACAATAAATATCTTGGCGACGTCGGTTTGAAGCCGAATAAGGTATTGGCAGAAGAAGCCAATGAAGACAGGGATGTGCCTTTGACCAAGAAGGAAAAGCAGCGTACTACGGCCATTCTCATCCTTGCATGCTTTGTCGTATTTTTCTGGGCGGGGTTTGAACAGGCCGGGAGTTCATTCACTCTCTATACAAAAAATTTCATCGATCGTGACGTGTTCGGTTATACCATTCCCGTTGCGTGGTTCCAATCCGTCAATCCATTATTCATCGTCATCCTTGCACCGATCCTCTCAAGTGTCTGGTTACGACTTTCCCGATCGAAAAAGGGAGATTTAAATATGACGACGAAAATGGGGATCGGAATGATCCTACTCGGCCTGGGATTCATGGTCCTCATTCCTGCAGTCATGCAAACCGGGTCCGATGAACAAAGCATCACAGTAAAAGCCAATCTCCTGTTCATCGTTTTTACGTATTTGCTTCACACATTAGGAGAATTATTTCTGTCCCCTGTCGGATTGTCTCTCGTCAGTAAAGTCGCCCCCGTGAAGATCGCCTCTCTCCTGATGGGGGTGTGGATGGCTGCGATCGGGGTGGCAAGCTTACTTGCAGGTCAACTTGCTTCACTCACCGCGACTCTCGGGTATTTAGAAATATTCGCCGTCATAGGGGCAACTGCCATCATTTTGGGAATAGTACTATTGACCATTTCGAAGAAGCTCGTAGTCATGATGCGTGAAGAGAACCACCTATCATAA
- a CDS encoding YihY/virulence factor BrkB family protein: MNIIHHIKTVTVRFFKERFFDHSAQLAYYLLLSIFPFLLFVFSLISYLPISETNVLLLIKPFAPDKSYAIIQDNIERILYDQRGDVLSVSIFFTFWLSSMAVQSMVRSLNQAYGIERKKPFLIALFYDLLLTVGFMVLISFSLIVPVVEEYVRHARFTEGKINGEWSQAWVIGKWGLSSVFMFILFVFLYMVVPSKRISFLHVIPGALVAAFGWQGVSWLYGTYVKLNDYSQFYGQLGSVITLVVWFYISSTILLIGGLLNGSVAKKTLK, encoded by the coding sequence ATGAATATCATACATCATATTAAGACGGTGACTGTTCGATTTTTCAAGGAACGCTTCTTCGATCACTCAGCGCAGTTGGCCTATTACTTATTGTTATCCATTTTCCCATTTTTGCTTTTCGTGTTTTCATTAATCAGTTATCTGCCCATATCTGAGACCAATGTGCTGCTCTTGATCAAACCTTTTGCCCCTGATAAATCATACGCCATCATCCAGGATAATATTGAACGCATTCTATATGACCAGAGAGGGGACGTCTTGTCGGTTTCCATTTTCTTCACCTTCTGGCTTTCTTCGATGGCGGTCCAATCGATGGTACGTTCGTTGAATCAGGCATACGGGATCGAAAGGAAGAAACCCTTTTTAATCGCATTGTTTTATGATCTTTTATTGACGGTCGGATTCATGGTCCTCATTTCGTTTTCCCTTATCGTACCGGTTGTCGAGGAGTATGTCCGTCATGCACGATTTACAGAAGGTAAAATTAACGGTGAGTGGAGTCAGGCCTGGGTGATCGGCAAATGGGGATTGAGCTCTGTTTTCATGTTCATCCTCTTTGTCTTTCTGTATATGGTCGTCCCAAGTAAGAGGATATCATTTCTCCATGTCATCCCTGGCGCACTGGTTGCGGCATTCGGGTGGCAGGGAGTATCGTGGCTGTATGGAACTTATGTGAAGTTGAATGATTATTCCCAATTTTACGGTCAGTTGGGGAGTGTCATTACGCTGGTGGTTTGGTTTTATATATCCTCAACCATCCTGTTGATCGGGGGCTTGTTGAACGGTAGTGTGGCGAAGAAAACATTAAAATAG
- the kynA gene encoding tryptophan 2,3-dioxygenase encodes MVNKNDSMGNEEVYTDFINRMTYGEYLGLDTLLGSQKRLSGHHDEMLFIIIHQVSELWMKLILHETRASIASIQKGELSPAFKMLARVSKIQSQIIHAWDVLSTLTPSEYVQFRDSLGQASGFQSYQYRMIEFALGYKTSHVLQIYKKDPELLAQLTEAYEAPSLYDVSILALAGAGLPIHEDVKNRDYTKPYSEDQSVLEAWTTVYKNPDQYWDLYELAEKLIDIEDWLQQWRFRHMKTVERIIGHKMGTGGSSGVGYLKKVLDHRFFPELWNVRTTL; translated from the coding sequence ATGGTTAACAAGAACGATTCCATGGGGAATGAAGAAGTATATACGGATTTTATCAATAGGATGACATATGGTGAATATCTGGGGCTTGATACGTTATTGGGCAGTCAAAAGCGTTTATCCGGTCACCACGATGAAATGCTGTTCATTATCATCCACCAAGTCAGTGAACTATGGATGAAACTGATCCTGCATGAAACCAGGGCAAGCATCGCCTCCATTCAAAAAGGCGAACTGTCCCCGGCATTTAAAATGCTTGCCAGGGTTTCAAAGATACAATCCCAGATCATCCATGCATGGGACGTGTTATCGACCCTCACTCCATCAGAGTATGTCCAATTCAGGGACAGCCTTGGTCAAGCCTCCGGGTTTCAATCATATCAATACAGGATGATTGAATTCGCCCTGGGATATAAAACCAGCCATGTTCTTCAAATTTACAAAAAAGATCCGGAATTATTAGCCCAGCTTACCGAAGCCTATGAGGCCCCTTCCCTTTATGATGTTTCCATCCTTGCTTTGGCGGGTGCCGGGTTGCCTATTCATGAAGATGTGAAGAATCGTGATTATACAAAACCCTACAGTGAAGACCAGTCGGTACTTGAAGCCTGGACGACCGTCTATAAGAATCCAGATCAATATTGGGACCTTTATGAGTTGGCTGAAAAATTAATCGACATTGAGGATTGGCTTCAGCAATGGCGGTTCCGCCATATGAAAACAGTCGAAAGAATCATCGGTCACAAAATGGGGACCGGTGGCTCAAGCGGTGTCGGGTATTTGAAAAAAGTGCTTGACCACCGCTTTTTCCCTGAGCTTTGGAATGTGCGCACGACCCTTTGA
- a CDS encoding cold-shock protein, which produces MLEGTVKWFNAEKGFGFIEREGGDDVFVHFSAIQGEGFKTLEEGQKVSFEIVQGNRGDQAANVTKA; this is translated from the coding sequence ATGTTAGAAGGTACAGTTAAATGGTTTAACGCAGAAAAAGGTTTCGGATTCATCGAGCGCGAAGGTGGAGACGACGTGTTCGTACACTTCTCAGCTATTCAAGGCGAAGGATTCAAAACTTTAGAAGAAGGTCAAAAAGTTTCTTTTGAAATCGTTCAAGGAAACCGTGGAGACCAAGCAGCTAACGTTACTAAAGCATAA
- a CDS encoding SACOL1771 family peroxiredoxin: MAKHSFHISTEWPGLRNDTGTLSSEHFHTKISIPPEMDGPGIGTNPDEMLLGAAATCYIITLAAMLERSHIEKKDLTMTSEGIVEVEKGVITYKEIIHRPILSLGSTASEKDIALSKKLMLKAEQSCMITRALMGNVLVKVDPEIHM; the protein is encoded by the coding sequence ATGGCAAAACACTCGTTTCATATCTCGACTGAATGGCCGGGTCTCAGGAATGATACAGGCACCTTGAGCTCGGAACATTTTCATACGAAAATTTCGATCCCACCTGAAATGGACGGTCCAGGGATCGGGACAAATCCTGATGAAATGCTCCTTGGAGCTGCGGCTACCTGTTATATCATCACGCTTGCAGCGATGCTGGAAAGAAGCCATATAGAAAAAAAAGACTTAACCATGACTTCCGAAGGAATTGTAGAGGTAGAAAAAGGGGTCATCACGTATAAAGAAATCATTCATCGGCCAATCCTGTCACTCGGTTCTACTGCCAGTGAGAAAGACATTGCACTTTCCAAGAAATTAATGCTGAAAGCTGAACAGTCATGCATGATCACCCGTGCCCTCATGGGAAATGTATTGGTGAAGGTAGATCCAGAAATACATATGTAG
- a CDS encoding DUF3243 domain-containing protein, which translates to MANHSTEEKMESKVDSTMDRMSQDKKEDILSNFDHFKKYLGDKVSLADKLGMNEEQQAKAAQKVGDYLAAHEEPKNREEKLLYELWKAGNKDEQHMLSHMLVKLVHAES; encoded by the coding sequence ATGGCAAATCATTCTACAGAAGAAAAGATGGAGTCGAAGGTAGACAGTACAATGGATCGCATGTCCCAGGACAAAAAAGAGGACATTCTTTCAAACTTTGATCATTTCAAAAAATACTTAGGTGACAAGGTTTCCTTAGCAGATAAGCTTGGGATGAATGAAGAGCAGCAGGCAAAGGCAGCACAGAAGGTAGGGGACTATCTTGCAGCTCATGAAGAACCGAAAAACAGGGAAGAGAAGCTGTTATATGAATTATGGAAAGCGGGAAATAAAGACGAACAGCATATGCTTTCACATATGCTCGTGAAACTTGTTCACGCAGAGTCGTGA